In a genomic window of Scyliorhinus canicula unplaced genomic scaffold, sScyCan1.1, whole genome shotgun sequence:
- the LOC119960816 gene encoding gastrula zinc finger protein XlCGF8.2DB-like has product MEKPWKCGDCGKGFKAPSELEIHRRSHTGERPFTCSDCGKGFSDSSNLLMHERVHSGVRPYTCCDCGKGFSRSSNLQSHQRVHTGERPFTCSECGKAFTLLSHLQSHQRVHTGEKPFTCSQCDKGFTNSSNLQKHQRVHTGQRPFTCSQCGKGFTQLTHLLAHKPVHTGERPFTCSECGKGFVQLSKLLIHQRVHNGERPFTCSDCGKGFTQSSTLLSHQRIHTGERPFTCPACGKGFRDSSTLLKHQRVHTGERPFLCSQCGKGFTQSSSLLTHQRVHTGERPFICSVCGKGFTQSANLQTHQRVHKQLQGLDSAVTAPVNRIQG; this is encoded by the coding sequence atggagaaaccgtggaaatgtggggactgtgggaagggattcaaagcTCCGTCTGAGCTGGAAatacatcgacgcagtcacactggagagaggccgttcacctgctctgactgtgggaaggggttcagtgattcatccaacctgctgatgcACGAGCGAGTTCACAGCGGGGTGAGGCCATACACCTGCTGTGATTGTGGGAAGGGGTTCAGTCGATCGTCCAACCTTCagtcacaccagcgggttcacactggtgagaggccattcacctgctctgaatgtgggaaggcgTTCACTCTGTTATCCCATTTGCagtcacaccagagagttcacactggggagaagcctttcacctgctcccagtgtgacaAAGGATTTACTAATTCATCCAATCTACAgaaacaccagcgggttcacacggggcagaggccattcacctgctctcagtgtgggaagggattcactcagttaaccCACTTACTGGCACACAAGccggttcacactggagagaggccgttcacctgctctgaatgtgggaagggatttgttcAGTTATCCAAGctgctgatacaccagcgagttcacaatggggagaggccgttcacttgttctgactgtgggaagggattcactcagtcctccaccctgctctctcaccagcgaattcacaccggggagagaccattcacctgccctgcctgtggaaagggattccgagattcatccaccctgttgaaacaccagcgtgttcacactggggagaggccattcctctgctctcaatgtgggaagggattcactcagtcatctagcctgctgacacatcagagagttcacactggggagagaccattcatctgttctgtttgtgggaagggattcacacagtcagccaacctgcagacacatcagcgagttcacaagcaattacaagggctggattctgctgttactgCTCCTGTTAATCGCATCCAGGGTTGA
- the LOC119960815 gene encoding zinc finger protein 774-like, giving the protein MRHQRIHTDEKPFRCSYCGTGFKTSSDLTVHQRTHTGERPFTCSQCGKTFTQSSSLLTHKRVHTAERPYICPKCGKGFTQSSNLMRHQQIHKAWEGEDLQMFKAVKQNIMSRSDRHLIHQDLNIISL; this is encoded by the exons ATGCggcatcaacgtattcacactgacgagaaaccgttcaggtgctcttactgtgggactgggttcaagacatcatctgacctcactgtacaccagcgaactcacactggggagaggccattcacctgctcccagtgtgggaagacattcactcagtcatccagcctgctgacaCACAAGCGGGTTCACACTGCGGAGAGGCCTTACATCtgccccaagtgtgggaagggattcacacagtcatccaacctgatgagacaccagcaaattcacaa AGCATGGGAAGGTGAGGATTTGCAGATGTTTAAAGCAGTGAAACAAAACATCATGTCAAGATCTGACAGACACTTGATTCACCAGGACTTGAATATCATcagcctttga